The following proteins are encoded in a genomic region of Bernardetia sp. MNP-M8:
- a CDS encoding DNA polymerase III subunit delta' has protein sequence MLFSDILGLDQLKKTLTSAVHNNHVAHAQLFLGYEGSAGLSLAWAYATFLNCENKQENDACGKCSSCIRYKKLIHPDLHFVFPTAKAKAYKEREEFMKGWREFLPKHKYPVLQDWSDYLETDGKQFSISVAESRYISKILSLKAYEGGYKILILWLPEYMNASAANALLKGLEEPPKNTIFLLVAEKTDKILATILSRCQLIQVPRYSDQEVKEYLISQNIKEEEAGEIAPLVDGNLNEAMKLSEHSQNKNQELFRDWMRLCFKHDYAGFVNQADVFHSLGKEGQKTLLMYALTILRESLISNFGTEQLIRTESETLKFVQNFAKVIDERNIFSLVEKIDEAYFHLERNANSKIIFMDLSVQIARLLR, from the coding sequence ATGCTTTTCTCTGATATTTTAGGTTTAGATCAACTCAAAAAAACGCTTACTTCTGCTGTTCATAATAATCATGTGGCACATGCACAGCTTTTTTTAGGTTATGAAGGAAGTGCAGGTCTTTCTCTTGCTTGGGCGTATGCTACTTTTTTAAATTGTGAAAACAAACAAGAAAATGATGCTTGTGGAAAGTGTAGTTCGTGCATTCGCTACAAAAAGCTAATTCACCCAGATTTACATTTTGTTTTTCCGACAGCAAAAGCAAAAGCCTACAAGGAGAGAGAGGAGTTTATGAAAGGTTGGCGAGAATTTTTACCAAAACATAAATACCCAGTTTTGCAAGATTGGTCTGATTATTTGGAAACAGATGGCAAGCAGTTTAGTATTTCGGTGGCAGAAAGTCGTTATATTTCAAAAATTTTATCTCTGAAAGCGTATGAAGGAGGTTACAAGATTTTGATTTTGTGGTTGCCTGAATATATGAATGCGAGTGCAGCAAACGCACTTTTGAAAGGGTTAGAAGAACCTCCAAAAAATACTATCTTTCTTTTGGTAGCCGAAAAAACTGATAAAATATTAGCTACTATTCTTTCTCGTTGTCAGCTTATTCAAGTTCCTCGTTATTCTGACCAAGAAGTCAAGGAATATTTGATAAGTCAGAATATAAAGGAAGAAGAAGCTGGAGAAATTGCGCCTTTAGTAGATGGAAACTTGAATGAAGCCATGAAACTAAGTGAGCATTCGCAAAACAAAAATCAAGAGCTTTTTAGAGATTGGATGCGCCTTTGTTTCAAACACGATTATGCAGGTTTTGTAAATCAAGCTGATGTATTTCATAGCCTAGGAAAAGAAGGTCAAAAAACACTTTTAATGTATGCTCTGACTATTTTGAGAGAATCTTTGATTTCTAATTTTGGCACAGAACAGCTTATCCGTACCGAATCTGAAACACTAAAATTTGTACAGAATTTTGCTAAAGTTATCGATGAAAGAAATATTTTTTCGTTGGTAGAAAAGATAGATGAAGCCTATTTTCACTTAGAAAGAAATGCAAATTCTAAAATTATTTTTATGGATTTGTCGGTACAGATTGCTAGATTATTGAGATAA